The Mycobacteriales bacterium genome has a window encoding:
- a CDS encoding aldehyde dehydrogenase family protein, giving the protein MTQPMTIGGRAVVSAHRLPVENPALGTEFADFPDCGPEALDAAVAAAAGTASRWEAASWDERRELLVHCGEALADRAEEVARLLTHEQGKPLERARDEVRLAADWFRMTSELPAEPESVADEPTAYLRVEHVPHGVVAAIGPSSFPIIIAATKIAPALLAGNTVVLTPSPLTPLSTLLMGQVVCDALPPGVLNVISGTAELGARLAGHPGVAMVSFTGSLEVGRQVAAAAAGDLKRTALELGGNDACILLPGADVPAVAERVFERAMDNSGQFCSAIKRVYVSREQQQELVEVLTEIAKRTRVGPGLNPGTELGPLVDAAGLARVDGLVRAAVDAGGRVITGGHPLNRPGHFYPPTVVTDLPPGTALELEEQSGPVLPVIAYDRVDEAVERANATEYGLGGSVWGEETEGRRVARQLDVCTAWVNTHGAVRSHIPVGGYRSSGLSAEYGYWGMLEYTRQRVLNVAR; this is encoded by the coding sequence ATGACCCAGCCGATGACCATCGGCGGCCGTGCCGTGGTGAGCGCGCACCGGCTGCCGGTGGAGAATCCCGCGCTGGGCACGGAGTTCGCGGATTTCCCCGACTGCGGCCCCGAGGCGCTCGACGCCGCCGTCGCCGCGGCCGCCGGGACCGCCTCCCGGTGGGAGGCCGCGTCCTGGGACGAGCGCCGGGAGCTGCTGGTGCATTGCGGCGAGGCGCTGGCCGACCGGGCCGAGGAGGTCGCCCGGCTGCTCACCCACGAGCAGGGCAAGCCGCTGGAGCGGGCGCGGGACGAGGTCCGGCTGGCCGCCGACTGGTTCCGGATGACCTCGGAGCTCCCGGCCGAACCGGAGTCCGTGGCCGACGAGCCGACGGCCTACCTGCGCGTGGAGCACGTCCCGCACGGCGTCGTCGCCGCCATCGGCCCGAGCAGCTTCCCGATCATCATCGCGGCGACCAAGATCGCCCCCGCCCTGCTCGCCGGCAACACCGTGGTGCTCACGCCGTCCCCGCTGACCCCGCTCTCGACCCTGCTCATGGGCCAGGTCGTCTGCGACGCGCTGCCGCCCGGCGTGCTCAACGTGATCTCCGGTACGGCCGAGCTCGGCGCGCGGCTGGCCGGGCACCCGGGAGTCGCGATGGTCTCGTTCACCGGCTCGCTGGAGGTGGGACGGCAGGTCGCCGCGGCCGCCGCCGGCGACCTGAAGAGGACCGCGCTCGAGCTCGGCGGCAACGACGCCTGCATCCTGCTGCCCGGCGCCGACGTCCCCGCCGTCGCGGAGCGGGTGTTCGAGCGGGCCATGGACAACAGCGGCCAGTTCTGCAGCGCGATCAAGCGGGTCTACGTCTCCCGGGAGCAGCAGCAGGAGCTGGTCGAGGTGCTCACCGAGATCGCCAAGCGGACCAGGGTCGGCCCCGGCCTCAACCCGGGGACCGAGCTCGGCCCGCTCGTCGACGCCGCCGGGCTGGCGCGGGTGGACGGGCTGGTACGCGCGGCCGTCGACGCCGGCGGCCGGGTGATCACCGGCGGCCACCCGCTGAACCGGCCCGGCCACTTCTACCCACCCACCGTCGTCACCGACCTGCCGCCGGGGACCGCGCTGGAGCTGGAGGAGCAGTCCGGACCCGTCCTGCCGGTGATCGCGTACGACCGCGTGGACGAGGCGGTCGAGCGGGCCAACGCCACCGAGTACGGGCTGGGCGGGTCGGTCTGGGGCGAGGAGACCGAGGGCCGCCGGGTCGCCCGGCAGCTGGACGTGTGCACCGCGTGGGTCAACACGCACGGCGCGGTCCGCAGCCACATCCCCGTCGGCGGCTACCGCTCCTCCGGTCTCAGCGCCGAGTACGGCTACTGGGGGATGCTCGAGTACACCCGCCAGCGCGTCCTGAACGTCGCCCGCTGA
- a CDS encoding AfsR/SARP family transcriptional regulator, producing the protein MEVRKDDRDYAPTAPKTLQLLALLLMRSGHLVHTDSIIHEVWSEEPPRSVRTGVQTLVYQLRRCMQDAGLGASGRRVLATRGPGYVLRVEPGHIDVVVFRQLVAQGQEAFHAGQYEEAARLLRSGLDLWSDTPLANVPCGPVLSSYVVELQEQLRAARFLRIQAEIEAGRAQDLIAELRALVSSDPLDEGSHAQLMQVLGSAGRRSEALALYRQLRERLIEELGLEPCEQVQQLHYDLLRAGGLSLR; encoded by the coding sequence GTGGAAGTCCGGAAGGACGACCGCGACTACGCGCCGACCGCGCCGAAGACGCTGCAGCTGCTGGCCCTGCTGCTCATGCGCTCGGGCCACCTCGTGCACACCGACTCGATCATCCACGAGGTCTGGTCCGAGGAGCCGCCGCGCAGCGTCCGCACCGGCGTGCAGACCCTCGTCTACCAGCTCCGGCGCTGCATGCAGGACGCCGGCCTGGGCGCCTCCGGCCGTCGCGTCCTGGCCACCCGGGGGCCCGGGTACGTCCTGCGGGTCGAGCCCGGCCACATCGACGTGGTCGTCTTCCGGCAGCTGGTGGCCCAGGGCCAGGAGGCCTTCCACGCCGGCCAGTACGAGGAGGCGGCCCGGCTGCTGCGCTCCGGCCTGGACCTCTGGTCCGACACACCGTTGGCGAACGTGCCCTGCGGCCCGGTGCTGTCCTCGTACGTCGTCGAGCTGCAGGAGCAGCTGCGGGCCGCGCGCTTCCTGCGCATCCAGGCCGAGATCGAGGCCGGGCGGGCCCAGGACCTGATCGCGGAGCTGCGCGCGCTGGTGTCGAGCGATCCGCTCGACGAGGGCTCCCACGCCCAGCTCATGCAGGTGCTCGGCAGCGCCGGCCGCCGCTCGGAGGCGCTCGCGCTCTACCGGCAACTGCGGGAGCGCCTCATCGAGGAACTGGGCCTGGAGCCCTGCGAGCAGGTCCAGCAGCTGCATTACGACCTGCTCCGGGCGGGCGGCCTCAGCCTCCGTTGA